One Deltaproteobacteria bacterium genomic window carries:
- a CDS encoding VWA containing CoxE family protein gives MFEDFFLQLKTEKVPVSLHEYLLLLRALALGCAQNSLVQFYYLARSILIKSEAHYDSFDRVFASYFKDLQLPAHFEEKILDWLNREVKKRNFLPEELANLKKHDLEELKKLLAERLKEQKEQHHGGNKWIGTGGTSPFGHGGYNPAGIRIGGAGGMRSAVQIAAERHFIDYRGDVVLDTRQIKVALKKLRQWIKEGVPDELDIEGTIDKSCRNGGEIDLAFKHSRRNNIRVLLLMDVGGTMDPYVDNVEKLFSALYAMTHFKDFKHYYFHNCIYDHVYPTALLRQGIQTADLFRRYSKDYRLIIVGDAAMSPYELLSAGGIIDYYQHNATSGIEWLKRIKEHYLKSVWLNPESVKYWDWTETNAMIRNLFKMYPLSLDGISQAVKELR, from the coding sequence TTTAGGTTGTGCCCAAAACTCGCTGGTGCAGTTTTATTATCTTGCCCGCTCGATTCTCATTAAATCCGAGGCCCATTACGATAGTTTCGACCGCGTGTTTGCGAGTTATTTTAAAGATCTGCAATTGCCTGCCCATTTTGAAGAAAAAATTCTTGATTGGTTGAACCGTGAAGTAAAAAAAAGAAATTTTTTACCCGAAGAATTGGCGAATCTCAAAAAACATGACCTGGAAGAATTAAAAAAATTATTGGCCGAGCGGCTTAAAGAGCAAAAAGAACAGCATCATGGGGGTAACAAATGGATTGGCACGGGAGGCACCAGCCCCTTTGGGCATGGGGGTTATAATCCAGCCGGCATTCGAATAGGCGGGGCAGGCGGGATGCGCTCAGCTGTGCAAATTGCGGCCGAACGGCATTTTATCGATTATCGTGGGGATGTGGTTTTAGACACTCGTCAGATTAAGGTGGCCCTAAAAAAATTGCGCCAGTGGATCAAAGAAGGGGTTCCCGATGAATTAGATATTGAAGGCACCATTGATAAAAGTTGCCGTAATGGGGGCGAGATTGATTTGGCCTTTAAACACAGCCGACGCAATAATATCCGCGTATTATTATTGATGGATGTGGGTGGCACCATGGACCCCTATGTTGATAACGTTGAAAAATTATTTTCAGCCCTCTATGCGATGACCCACTTTAAAGATTTTAAGCATTATTATTTTCATAATTGTATTTATGATCATGTTTATCCTACGGCCCTGTTGCGGCAGGGCATACAAACGGCGGATCTTTTCCGCCGGTACTCTAAAGATTATCGTTTAATTATTGTGGGTGATGCGGCCATGAGCCCCTATGAATTGTTAAGCGCTGGTGGAATTATTGATTACTATCAACACAATGCAACTTCTGGAATTGAGTGGTTGAAGCGGATTAAAGAACATTACCTTAAAAGTGTTTGGTTAAATCCAGAATCGGTAAAATATTGGGATTGGACCGAAACCAACGCCATGATTCGAAATCTCTTTAAGATGTATCCCTTAAGTCTCGATGGAATCTCGCAAGCCGTTAAGGAACTGCGTTAA